The Toxotes jaculatrix isolate fToxJac2 chromosome 14, fToxJac2.pri, whole genome shotgun sequence genome window below encodes:
- the LOC121193318 gene encoding uncharacterized protein LOC121193318 encodes MFSVQIDTTQDATSTDQCAVVLRYVTDTVHEKLIGVVSCELSTGDYFVQLLNETLEKVDIDIWNCVGNSTDGAANMQGQYKGFSTLLSSESPNQVHIWCYAHVLNLVLGDTTGVVIESASLFSIVNDIAVFLKDSYKRMNMWENISDDRHHRWLSPIGETRWWAKDQALSKIFGSFGNPGNALFVDLVITLKRIVQDMSMKAHVRARAKGYIESLLKRETVLTAQIFLRIFEITSPLSRYLQTSDIDLITAHLLVIGALDRQKTCNRDMDGVTKAANVFAEWANKKLEESGSKEMVQVDLHEIRIRKRKTMPGEVAEEQHGLSAEDQYRIKVHNIILDTVTESIQTLFSAN; translated from the coding sequence ATGTTTTCTGTGCAGATTGATACGACACAGGATGCTACCTCCACAGACCAGTGTGCTGTTGTTCTCAGGTATGTGACTGACACTGTCCATGAAAAGCTCATCGGTGTTGTTTCATGTGAGTTATCAACAGGAGATTATTTTGTTCAACTACTTAATGAAACTCTTGAAAAGGTTGATATTGATATCTGGAACTGTGTTGGTAACTCGACAGACGGAGCAGCAAATATGCAAGGCCAGTACAAGGGATTCTCCACTTTACTGTCATCAGAGTCCCCTAACCAAGTACACATCTGGTGCTATGCACATGTGCTTAATCTCGTTCTGGGAGACACCACGGGTGTTGTGATAGAAAGTGCATCCCTTTTCTCCATTGTGAATGATATTGCCGTTTTTCTCAAGGACTCATACAAGCGTATGAATATGTGGGAAAACATCAGTGATGACAGGCATCACAGGTGGCTGTCCCCCATTGGGGAGACCAGGTGGTGGGCAAAGGATCAAGCCCTAAGCAAGATATTTGGCTCTTTTGGTAACCCCGGCAATGCCTTGTTTGTTGATTTGGTCATAACATTGAAAAGGATAGTGCAAGATATGTCAATGAAAGCACATGTCAGAGCAAGAGCTAAGGGCTACATTGAGTCCTTACTGAAGCGTGAGACCGTGCTTACAGCACAGATATTCTTAAGGATCTTTGAGATCACCTCACCACTGTCCAGATACCTTCAGACTAGTGACATAGACCTAATCACTGCTCATCTGCTTGTAATAGGTGCCTTAGATAGGCAAAAAACATGCAACAGGGACATGGATGGTGtcacaaaagcagcaaatgtaTTTGCTGAGTGGGCAAACaagaagctggaggagagcGGCTCCAAAGAGATGGTTCAGGTGGATCTACATGAAATAAGGATCAGAAAGAGGAAGACCATGCCAGGTGAAGTTGCAGAGGAACAGCATGGGTTGAGTGCAGAGGATCAATACAGGATCAAGGTGCACAATATTATTTTGGACACGGTCACAGAGAGCATTCAGACTCTCTTTTCAGCAAATTAA